Below is a genomic region from Zea mays cultivar B73 chromosome 9, Zm-B73-REFERENCE-NAM-5.0, whole genome shotgun sequence.
CCGTTCTGCCTTTGACCTGTTCTGCCAAAGGCCCGTTCTGCCATCGACGGACAGCCTCGCGCCGCCAAAAAATCTGAATAACAGACAACACTAATGCTTTTAGTCTGAACAATAGACAACATACACTAACGTTTATAAGCCACGTTTCGATACTCTCCGTGGGCGGTATGGCACTAATAAAAAAACTCCATAGCAGCGCCACGGTTTATACAGGCCAGTGTTCGTGCGGCCCAGTGTTTCGTGCGGCCCATTGTGCAGCCCAGCGCGCCTGCCATCCTCGGTGTGGGCGATGGCCTCCCTTCCACGACGGCGCGCCGCACTCCTCGACCTCCTCCCCACGAGCACAACCTCAACCGCTCCGCCACTTACGCACGCACGACCTGCACTACACCACGCGGCGAGGACGGATGGAAGAGCCATGGCCACCGGCACGATGAAGCTGTCGCCGTCGAAGAAGGCAAGAATCCTTGCTCCGACCTCGAAACCCACATCGGCGTCGGCGACAAGGTGCTGACCGAGTTCATCACCGAGCTCGGCCGCGACTCCACAACCGTCCCCGAGTTCGACGCCAAGCTCAAGGAGAAGGGCGCCGACTTCCCCGACTACTTCGTCCGTACGCTCCTCACCATCATCCACGCCATCCTCCAGCCTACGGCTTCCAACCCTAGCTCTGCCACCGTCGCCGAGGGCCCTGCTGGCGCGGAGTCGGCCAAATTCCCTGGGCTCGCCCGCCCCGACGACCCCGACCATGCCCGCAACCTCCGCCTCGAGCTCGAGCGGATGCTGATGCGGCCCCTCCTGCTCCGATGAGGGACGACCGCGACCGCCGCTGGGATGGGAGAGGCCGAGACCGGGACTACGGCCGCGGCGGCCGTGAGCATGATCAAGACAGGAGGCAGCACGATTCGGATCGAGACGAACTCCATGAACGCGATTGGGTAAGATTCTGCGCCTTTTTGTTGCTTTGAGCTTCGAATTTTGTGACATGGTGTTCGGATATCAGGGTTGATGAGCGCGAGCGATTTGTTAGTAGGGCCCATTGTGGATGGATCACACGCGATTAGTGCGATCGGTACGCTGCGATTATTAGGGATTAAGACGAGTGATTCGTGCTGCTGTCTACTTACCTTGTAGATAATTCAGTTGTTGTCCCAAAGTTATGGTTGAGGAATTCAATCCAAAGACAAATCGATTGCTGTATTGGACAGTTTCATTTCTCCAACTCCAAGTTTGTTGTATTAAAACTGAGTTGAAGATCTGGTTTAAGCATTCGATGAAAGGTGATCCCTAGATATCTTGTATTCCTTACCAGTGATTCCATTCAGTTCATCTCTCATGAGCTATGAATAAGTGGACTTCTACTTTTGCAGGATTAACGCATGGACCGAGGAAACGCAATGACAAGCCTGATAGCCTAGAACTGATGAAAGGGATGGTCTTTGCAACATGTATTATTATCCATCTCATCTTTGTTTAATAGCGGCAGCTGCTTTATACAATTATTTCTACTTATGCTAGATTGTGAGACATTGTATATCAATGTATTCATATTGATTCCGTTGCAACGCATTGCAAGACGTGTGGCGGCCCAGCTGATCAGCGGGATGCATTGCAAGATATACAGGGACACTGTCTTAGGGGAGCTGAACCGCCACGAGCCTGTGCCTGTTTTCCTCAAGGACACAAGGTGTTTTTTCTTCTTCTGAATCTTCCTCTATCTGTCAGTTCTGTTTTCTTTTCCTACATTTGTTGAACTAATCTCTGATGTAGCTCAAATGGCACATTCATCAACTGAAAAAGGCCAAGAAAAATTCATCCCCGGCCAAGCTTAATCATGGCGACATTATATCATTATCATCACCTCCTCATGACGGTAATATCCTATGAATAATTCTGATTCATTCATACTGGGTTTACTGGGGTAGGTATTCATTACGCACTGTGTGCTACTATTGTTCTCTGTGTTCAGTTTATCATAATCGGATCCAGTTTAATATATAAGTTACTGGCCAATGATTATGGATCTTGCTGGTAGAACGATCTGATCCGCGCGTGGAATCCGGATAATTGAGACGTTGACGATCAATGGTTATATCTATTTTCTAATTCCTGAACATCATCAGTTGGTGGCGCCACTAGGCCAACACACGCGCCCGGTTTTTTGGCAATGTTTGAATACCTTAAAGCCAGATATCTTTCTCTGAAAGGCATACTAAAGAAAACCTAAATCTACCTGTGTTTTGAAACAATCTAATCATTATTGAATCATTGAGTTAGTGTTTGCATATAGTCATACACTTTTGTGGGCGATTCGCGGGCTATGTCTAAAACATCGTGGTCTTTATTTTCAGATCAAGATTCAGTGCGTTTGTTGGCTGTTGAAGGTTGTGCTGCTCTTGGTAAATTGTTGGAGCCACAAGATTATGTAGCTCACATTCTTCCGGTCATTGTCAATTTCTACCAGGTACATTGCTCTCATGTTGGCTTGTAGTTCCATTTTGCAGCAAGTAATTTGCTTTCTTTGTGGATATATTATTGGGAGACATGTTTTTAGTTGCTAGAGGTTGATAATTTCTCGGAGTCGCCTCTTAGTTTTGCAACTTGTTGCAGTTCAGTGCATCACCGCTGATAAATGCTACTTGCATATACTCGCTTTGTTTAGGATAAATCATGGCGTGTTCATTATATGGTCGCCAATCAGTTATGTTCAAATATATCATGGCATATATCAGCGGTGATGCACTGAACTTTCAAGCGAATTTGTCGCTGTAACTAATCTTTAGTAGCCTGCGATAtgttagtgaatttgtcgctcaAACATAAAATGAACTGACTTCTTTTCAATACTTAACTTTTATACGACATATGTTAAGTAATACAATGCCGAGCTTATGTGTATTGGGGGTTTTTTATTGGGGTATAAAGTTTATATGCATTCTTCCGGTATATATCGGTTGATGCTAATTTTTAGATAAAATGATAGTGGGGAGGCATTAGACATTCTCTCTGTGAGTCGCCTCACCTTTTTGCATGTTATTAGAGCCCTGCTATTCAAGCTCCTTTTCCTCTCAAATTTTGTCACTATCTAAaactaaaaaaataaaataaaaaaactcGCTTAAAGCATTCATAATTTCAGATACACAAAGTGAGTCGCCTCACCTGATCCTTGACAAGCTCTTCTCTACTTGAAACATGTTTCTGGTTGCGAGCTTGAATAGATCATCAAGGAGCCACTAGATCACTTGGTGTGCAAAAAAATAATCAAGGCATTTGACTAAGAGAAACTCATTGTGGATATATTCAAATTTCATTGAACTTGTAGAGAAAAAGGCTTGTGACTGTACAATAAAATAGGCATCAATTCGCATTTAATATAAAATCGTATACTGAAAAATGCAACCAAACAGCTGCAGCACTGTCTATTAGGAAATACAGTGTGAATGTTATGACAAAGACCAGCAACAAACAAATAATCAACAATTAGGTAAATGTATTTGTTGACAGAGGCTCTACATGATGGTAGATAGAAGTATGCATTAGCACGAAAGGAGTGGAGGATATCTGTACAACATATTAAGAGAGCAAGAGTAGTCTGCCTCCCtggttctgccgttctgccgtcCATGGATCCGGACCGTCCATATCGCATCGTGTGTCTGCGTCTCCCACACTCCATCCTTCTCCACCACGCGACCACCCAATCCCTAACCTCCCCCCGCACGTTCCTCTCTGCCGCGTTGCTCGCCCCCTGCCTCCACCGCCGACACGACCTCTCTCCGCCTCACCTCCTCCCTTTGCCTCCACCGCCCCTCCCCCAACGTTATGATTTGCACAGTTCCTCGAGGCAGCATTGACCCATCGAGTGAAGTACTCCCAATCTCATGATCTGGAACCTTTAGTGCATTTACCTTCGAAGTGCCATGCTTTGAACAACTAACAACAGTCTCTTTGTCCAGTGATATTGGGTCACTATACAGACCAGTAGATTGTTCAGCCAGTTTGGCACCATGGCCTGCTGCTTTCTTTTCACATTTTACACCTGGTTTCTCTTCCCTTCTTGCATCCGAAACAGCACTTTTTTTCTCCTGTTGAGAAATATTCTGATGTGCACTATTATGACAGTGTGAAATAGCTGCTTGATCCACCTTACAAGTGTCAGAACAACCATTCAAACTACTATGCGCCTTGGCATCTTGATGTTCGGTTGATACCTGCCTCCTGTCAACAAGTTTTTCCTTTCCTTTAGGTTGTGCAATTTCAAGAGGATCTGCTTCTGACAGAAGCTTGAGACTACACTTCAATACTTTCTCAGCTGTTGCGTCTTGAGGCCTTTTGTTGCATTTACTGTTACTGGGGAATTTGATGGTCTGCTCTAACTTTTTGTTAGCTCTTCCTTCACCAAACTTTTGTAGTTTATCAGATGATGTTGCACCACTAAATTGGTCAGAACACTCTGGAGCAGAGTCGTCTTTATTATCGCTTTTTGAGCAAGAAGACGCAGCAGATCCTCCACTCCCCACTCTTCTTCCAGTTGACATCTTGCTTCTTTGTGCAGTCTGTTGTTGGTCAGGTTTCACGATGTTATCAGCCTTAGCAGCACTATCCTTTCTTAATTGTCTTTCTCTCCACAGGATTAAACAATCTCGGCGAAACGCCTCAGACTGAGTAAAATTATCTGATATTTTCAGTTGTATATTCCTCTCTGTATGGGTGACTGGAATATGCTGCAGTATACCTCTTTCAGTGCAACCATCAACGTAGTTGTCAGATTTTGGATCCATGTCATTACTTCCTTCGCTCAAATTTGGTGTGTGTGATGAAGCAATAGTTTTGCTGCACTTGGGACTTAATATATTTTTCCCATCACACTTTGTTGAGTCACTAGAAGCAGGAGCTGTAGCATTCTTCTTTTGGTTGAAGTTCCGTTTTGCTCCATCTTGACACACTAACCTGGTCATTTCAACATTTCCCTCCCGACTATCATTTCTCATCTCGTTGCACTCAACCTGTTGCCGTTGGTCCTGCTCAAGGGGGCAGCGAAGCCTTTTAGACCTGTCCTTATTTGTGTCATTCTTCCTGGTTTTCTCTCCACCAAAATGATATGCATTCCTTTTCCTGCAACTGTTTCTATCATATTTACCAACACAAGCACCATTGTAAGTGTTTCCAAGGAAATCTTGTTTTATAAATTTCCTTTTTACTACCttgtcattataagcatttctgaatttctgactgCTATCAAAGCAATCATGAAAATCTTCATTGGGACGGCGCTCAAGTTGCTTATGGTGGATGGGATGAAATCGATTAACTGGTCTCTGCTACTTCATTCCTTTGACATGATTGACCATGTGAGGGGTGAACAGGAATATGCTTACTTGAAGATTGAAAATCGCATAAGTAAGACTGATGTTTTGCAGCATCTATCTCAGGAAAATGGTCATCCAGGAATTTAGTTGGTAGATAGCTATCATCATGATACGGTCTGTTCTGACTGCCACTCCCCTGGTTAGCAGAATAATTCTTCCTATAACCTCCTGCTGGGCGTATCTGTCTGTCAGATCCTTTTGCACAATGAGAAACATGATCGGAGGAAGTCCTTTTCGTTATCCTAGATTAAGGAACAAACTATTTAAATGGCCAGGACTAAATAGTATGAAAAGTTGTTGGAAATGCCATAACGACAAACATTTACTGTCAGAACAAGAGATCACCAGTAAGATCTGATAGGACCAGGTTCAGGTGAAATGTTGTGCCTGGCCCATTCCGATGAATGGTTGTGGCAAGCATGATATTTACCACGGTGTCCACCATAAGAACAGCAAGATAGATGGCATCCACCTACTCCATCTCCAGGGCCATAAATCTCAGAGGAATGTCCATGACCAGGTGATGGCCCCAACCTGCATGCCAAAGCATCAAAGTTCCACAAAACTAAAATATTTGGTACAAGTAATAATGAGCATCCAAGCTTGGAAATAGGTGCACACGACATACGTCGTTACACCATATGTAGCAAAGTTACAATATTTATCGCTCACAAAATCTCGAGTTCTGTGCAAATCATAACAACCTCTAGGCTCAGTCATAGACTATTCTATCCTGTTTCCACATCACAATATCACGTAATTCCATcaatagaagataaatttgaatctATAATTCCAACAAGTACATATTGTGATCCTATATTTCTACTAATGTCTGCCGTCCGTGAGTCTCGATGGAGCGGAGGGCGTTTCACGGACCGGATCGTCCGCCGGAGCTGCTGGGGCGCATATCGTCGTCGATCGTCTGCCCTCGTCGCTTGTCATCTTCCCGTCCGACCTCCCGTAGAGCACCAAGAGACGGTTTACAAAGGGAGCGGAGGAGGGAGACGATGGTCCCCAATCCCTAGGCGCGGCTTTCAGATCCGCATGCTTCTTTTGTACCGGTGGGTGGACTTGACCACCGGCTGACGGACGATGGTGATTTGCTCAGGATTTTACTGCTACCACTGTACTGCTCAGTGATTTGACTTGGCCAGATTCCAGAAACCTTTTGCCGCGTCAGGCCCCAAAAGCGTCCATCGATCCCCTGCTCGTGCAGCAAGACACGCGCAAGCGGAGCCAACCTCCTGCTCTGCCTCGTGATACTCTCTGCTGGGTGCTGGGCTGCTGGCTGGCTGGACAGAGAGTCTGAGACCCAAAGCTTGAGGCGAGCCAGCCAACTGTGCCGCCGCGGGACAAAGCTTGGACAATGGACAGGTTCAGAAAGGGAAAACGAAGATCGCGGAAAAGTTACAGTGCCACAGAACAGCACCGATGCGTAGAGTCGTCGAGTAAAAAAGCGCAGAACAGCTCCGCCGACCGGACTCCAGCTGAGCTGGCGCACGGTCGCAGTCGCAGCCAAGTTTAGCTCTAAAATCGTGCCGCCACCTGGAATGCAAGTGCAAGAGCAAGAGCCATGGCCATGCAGAGTACGGAGGTCAGCTCTCTTCTATGCATGCTCCGTGCTCGCTCGGATTATGGGGCGGGTGGGTGTTTGACATCGGAGAAGCCACACCCGGCAAAGATGGGGCCGACGGCCTGGAACCGAGGCCATCGATCCGCTccattcaccttccaaagtcttcTGTTCTTGGCCTCGGGTTCACGGCCACCCCCGTGCCCCTTCCATGGGTCTCGGGGGCCGGCCCGGGAGCCCTGCTCGCTGCGTGTGTAGCGCCGCCCCGCGCATCCACCTTAATTGTCGCTGCTAATGACGACGAGCAGTAATGCGGGAGTTTAATTGCCTCGGGATTCTCCACTTCTTCGTTCAAACCGTCACTTGCTCTCAGGAACTTATAACCTCATTTAATATAATGTTTTTTTGAAGGATCTCTTTGTAAAAAACATCTCTATCTGACCCTTCGTACATATTATATGGTAACTACATTTATAATGCGACCGATTTTAAAGACACCATATTGTATCACGAAGGCTCCCGGATGTTTCTTACAATTGATGGATGTCTCTTATAATTGAAAACAACTGATCCAGATACTCAGATTATATATGCCTATAGACATCATTATTAAGCTGAAAACTGAAAACTTCCACAAGCATAGAATCACAACCACCATTAGGGGGGCCCAGGCACAAATCAAATTCGATTTGCCGTGCCTGCTGGCCGGTTCATACAATTtcgcggccggccggccggccagtACATGGAGCCCCTCTGAATTTGTTTGCTCACGATGATACCTTATCATGTGATATCGGTATCGGGAGAAATAATTGGATTAGGTGGCCTAATAATATTGCCTCGCGAGCGAGCTGCTAACCTTGTTCTCTTGTGCGTATTGCCCGACCGAACAACTTTGCTTGCCATCGAGCAGAGCTGGCTGACGAGGGCTACTACGAGCTAGGTGACCATCGACACGGACGGATGTAGGTGGGAAATGTTTTCACTCAACTTAATTCCAAAAATTAATCCAGATAGTATGTGAATATCCAGAAACAAACCAATCCAATAAAAAAATCAAATTAAATGAAAACTGCTAAAAGCTGGGGGGGACTTGAACCGGAATACCGCAGATTCGCTTGGCAAGGACTCATAGGTTTTAAATCTAAAAGTGTAAAGTTTAGATACAAACATGGCCTACCCTCAGTGAATTAACTACGTTATCACGTGATGAGAATCTGTAGGCTAACAATATCACGTAATTCATAACTAAAATTTAGTACGTGTCACATCGAACATTTGAATGTCTTTACCACGTTAGCACCATCGATATAGTTGGAATTAACTACGTTATCACGTAATTCTCATCTGTAACAATTGGACATTATCATCTCAGTGACATGTCTTAACTTTCCACTTTGAGATAGAGAGCATGACTGTCTACTATATTTTGTTGCCTCAATCAAATAGATAAGAAGCTTTGTGCATATGGCCAACGACGCCTTCGGCAGGAGAGTCGCCAAACTTCTTggcgatgtctttcatgtgttgcTTTTAGTTCTTTTAAAGACTCCTCTGAGTGTTGGTATGTTTCTAATTTGTTAGGTTAGTTCTTAATCATTTCGTAGATGCCTTCCTTCTCGCATAATGACGCAAGATGTTATATTTGGCTTCTGCTGATCATGCCTATATATGCATCTGTGATGTGAATTGAGATTCATTGAGCAACACATGCCTTCTATGTTGGAGATGGGGTTTTAAATAGTGATAAAATTTATGGCAGGTGTTTTTTAAATACATACATATGTACATATAAATTTTGTTCCCTCAAAACGTACTAACCCTCTCCGTGTTTTTGCAGTATCTGACCGAGAACAATTATTTCGTGATGATTGGGGTAATTGGGCTGCCCGGTGTAGGCAAGTCAACCATCATGAACGAGCTTTATTAATATGATGCAAGCTACCTGGTACGATACAGCTTCACTTTTGTTGTGCTCTTTTTAGTGTCGTGCAAACACTTGGATTCATTGCTTACTGAGATGTCATTCTAATGATTATCGTGTAGGTCCACTTTTCTACATGTACATTATTCTTAATATTTCTACCAT
It encodes:
- the LOC109942465 gene encoding uncharacterized protein, whose protein sequence is MRNDSREGNVEMTRLVCQDGAKRNFNQKKNATAPASSDSTKCDGKNILSPKCSKTIASSHTPNLSEGSNDMDPKSDNYVDGCTERGILQHIPVTHTERNIQLKISDNFTQSEAFRRDCLILWRERQLRKDSAAKADNIVKPDQQQTAQRSKMSTGRRVGSGGSAASSCSKSDNKDDSAPECSDQFSGATSSDKLQKFGEGRANKKLEQTIKFPSNSKCNKRPQDATAEKVLKCSLKLLSEADPLEIAQPKGKEKLVDRRQVSTEHQDAKAHSSLNGCSDTCKVDQAAISHCHNSAHQNISQQEKKSAVSDARREEKPGVKCEKKAAGHGAKLAEQSTGLYSDPISLDKETVVSCSKHGTSKVNALKVPDHEIGSTSLDGSMLPRGTVQIITLGEGRWRQREEVRRREVVSAVEAGGEQRGREERAGGG